In Spirochaeta thermophila DSM 6578, the following proteins share a genomic window:
- the metE gene encoding 5-methyltetrahydropteroyltriglutamate--homocysteine S-methyltransferase, whose protein sequence is METHVIGFPRIGARRELKKAVEAYWKGAADRSSLEDTGKRLMEYAWKTQKEAGLSLVTVGDFSYYDHILDMALALSLIPSRFRKEDYPHDLDLSFALARGDRERNIPALDMTKWFDTNYHYIVPELEDSSSIRLAEHTRIEEQVHLARSLGYRVKATLPGPLTFLSLARETGERPRWSFADEVGKAYATLLSRLAPHCEWIQMEEPILATDLSSPQKQAWASIYAQLSDHTERILVACYFGPVGENIELLLSSGVRGIHLDLTREGVEVLSRIPEDRVVSLGVIDGRNVWRTDLEAAARIVEPEVARRGEDKTMLSSSCSLLHVPIDLELETTLPDYIKEWLAFAVQKCRELSLLARHLTNGETGPEWESARKAAEARRRHPEVMIPRVRERVASVTGAQLARSLPFADRKALQQEKLGLPLFPTTTIGSFPQTPEIRKVRARFKRGEISREEYETYMEGEIERVIREQEALGLDVLVHGEPERNDMVEYFAELLPGYCTTTNGWVQSYGTRCVKPPIIYGDVHRSEPMTIRWITYAQSLTSRPVKGMLTGPVTMLKWSFVRDDIPARDVAFQIALALRDEVADLEAQGITVIQIDEPAIREGLPLRRTQWEEYLTWATDAFRLASSGAAPGTQIHTHMCYSDFEDIIEWIARLDADVISIEASRSDMQLLEAFHRFEYPNDIGPGVYDVHSPRIPGIEEMYRLLKKALEVIAPGQLWVNPDCGLKTRAWEEVRPSLTNMVEAARRLRKEYDGGK, encoded by the coding sequence ATGGAGACACACGTCATCGGATTTCCCCGCATAGGTGCCCGCAGGGAACTCAAGAAAGCAGTGGAGGCATACTGGAAAGGCGCTGCAGACCGGTCTTCGCTCGAAGACACGGGGAAGCGGCTCATGGAATATGCATGGAAGACCCAGAAGGAGGCGGGACTCTCACTGGTGACAGTGGGTGACTTCTCCTACTACGACCATATCCTCGACATGGCCCTCGCGCTCTCCCTCATCCCCTCGCGATTCAGGAAAGAGGACTACCCCCACGACCTCGACCTCTCCTTCGCCCTCGCGCGGGGCGACAGGGAGCGCAACATCCCGGCCCTCGACATGACCAAGTGGTTCGATACCAACTACCACTACATCGTACCTGAACTGGAAGACTCCTCGTCGATCCGACTCGCGGAACACACCCGGATCGAGGAACAGGTGCATCTCGCCCGGAGTCTCGGCTACCGGGTGAAGGCCACCCTCCCCGGCCCCCTCACCTTCCTCTCCCTCGCCCGCGAGACCGGGGAGCGCCCCAGATGGTCCTTCGCCGACGAGGTGGGTAAGGCCTATGCGACGCTGCTCTCCCGTCTCGCCCCGCACTGCGAGTGGATACAGATGGAGGAGCCGATCCTCGCCACCGACCTCTCCTCCCCCCAGAAGCAGGCATGGGCCTCGATCTACGCCCAGCTCTCCGACCACACGGAGAGGATCCTGGTGGCCTGCTACTTCGGGCCAGTGGGAGAGAACATCGAGCTCCTCCTCTCCTCCGGCGTACGGGGCATCCACCTCGACCTCACACGCGAGGGGGTCGAGGTCCTCTCCCGGATTCCCGAAGACAGGGTCGTCTCCCTCGGGGTGATAGACGGACGGAACGTCTGGCGTACCGACCTGGAGGCGGCGGCCCGGATAGTCGAACCGGAGGTGGCCCGAAGAGGAGAGGACAAGACGATGCTCTCCTCTTCCTGCTCGCTCCTCCATGTGCCCATCGACCTCGAGCTCGAGACAACACTCCCCGACTACATCAAGGAATGGCTCGCCTTCGCCGTGCAAAAGTGCAGGGAACTGAGTCTCCTCGCTCGTCACCTCACGAACGGAGAGACAGGTCCGGAATGGGAGAGCGCACGAAAGGCAGCCGAGGCGAGGAGACGGCATCCCGAGGTCATGATCCCCCGCGTGAGGGAACGCGTGGCATCCGTCACAGGTGCACAGCTCGCCCGCTCCCTTCCCTTTGCCGATCGCAAGGCCCTCCAGCAGGAGAAGCTGGGCCTTCCACTCTTTCCCACCACCACCATCGGCTCCTTCCCCCAGACCCCCGAGATCCGCAAGGTGAGAGCCCGGTTCAAGAGGGGGGAGATCTCGCGGGAGGAGTACGAGACCTATATGGAGGGCGAGATAGAGAGGGTCATCCGGGAACAGGAGGCCCTCGGCCTGGACGTCCTGGTGCACGGAGAGCCGGAACGGAACGATATGGTGGAGTACTTCGCAGAACTCCTGCCGGGCTACTGCACCACGACCAATGGGTGGGTGCAGAGCTATGGGACTCGATGCGTGAAGCCCCCCATCATCTACGGCGACGTCCACCGCTCCGAGCCCATGACCATTCGGTGGATCACCTACGCCCAGTCGCTCACCTCCCGGCCGGTGAAAGGCATGCTCACGGGGCCGGTCACCATGCTCAAGTGGAGTTTCGTCCGGGACGACATCCCCGCCCGGGACGTCGCGTTCCAGATCGCCCTCGCACTCAGGGACGAGGTGGCGGACCTCGAAGCTCAGGGCATCACCGTCATCCAGATAGACGAGCCCGCCATCAGGGAGGGGCTCCCCCTGAGGAGGACGCAGTGGGAGGAGTATCTCACCTGGGCCACCGACGCCTTCCGCCTCGCGAGCTCGGGGGCGGCCCCCGGCACACAGATCCACACCCACATGTGTTACAGCGATTTCGAGGACATCATCGAGTGGATCGCCCGGCTCGACGCCGACGTCATCAGCATAGAGGCCTCGCGGAGCGACATGCAGCTCCTCGAGGCGTTCCACCGCTTCGAATACCCCAACGACATCGGACCGGGTGTATACGACGTGCACAGTCCCAGGATCCCCGGCATCGAGGAGATGTACCGCCTCCTCAAGAAGGCCCTCGAGGTGATCGCCCCCGGGCAGCTCTGGGTGAACCCGGATTGCGGACTCAAGACCCGTGCCTGGGAGGAGGTGCGTCCCTCCCTCACCAACATGGTGGAAGCCGCTCGGAGACTCAGGAAGGAGTACGACGGGGGGAAATGA
- a CDS encoding PilZ domain-containing protein, producing MEERRKTPRVRITKEITVSPLEREVFLEVKALDLGEGGMRLLSPEEFPVGTTLFFTMEVETDDGIVDIQGEGNVIHVKQAPAEGYEIGLTFSYLPDLEREKLQELMLLQRYSAPSP from the coding sequence ATGGAAGAACGGAGAAAAACCCCGCGTGTACGCATCACCAAAGAGATCACAGTCTCTCCGCTCGAGAGGGAGGTATTCCTCGAGGTGAAGGCCCTCGACCTGGGTGAAGGCGGCATGCGTCTCTTGAGTCCGGAGGAGTTCCCCGTCGGAACCACCCTGTTCTTCACCATGGAGGTGGAAACCGACGACGGGATCGTGGATATTCAGGGAGAAGGGAACGTCATACACGTGAAGCAGGCCCCTGCCGAAGGATACGAGATAGGCCTCACCTTCTCCTACCTGCCCGATCTGGAGAGGGAGAAGCTTCAGGAGCTCATGCTCCTCCAGCGATACAGCGCACCCTCCCCATAA
- a CDS encoding flavin reductase family protein — protein sequence MHVTQGRREMDFVPVSLEHLSFNPFTSTAERWFLLTAGSRDTWNTMTCSWGTFGTLWHKSVCMVFVRPTRYTHRLMEESETFTLSFLPEEHRPILQFCGSHSGRDVDKAAATGLVPVELSAGIGFAQADLVIECRKIARWPMLPEGFLDAEAIEVFYPKKDYHTIYVGEILEIWEKRQEEA from the coding sequence ATGCATGTCACACAAGGGAGGCGAGAGATGGACTTCGTACCGGTCTCACTCGAACACCTTTCGTTCAACCCCTTCACCAGTACGGCCGAACGATGGTTCCTCCTCACGGCAGGCAGCCGGGACACATGGAACACCATGACGTGCAGCTGGGGAACCTTCGGCACGCTCTGGCACAAATCCGTCTGCATGGTCTTCGTCCGACCCACGAGATACACACATCGCCTCATGGAAGAGAGCGAGACCTTCACCCTCTCCTTCCTCCCCGAGGAGCACAGACCCATCCTCCAGTTCTGCGGGAGCCACTCCGGACGGGACGTGGACAAGGCAGCGGCCACCGGTCTCGTACCGGTCGAGCTCTCCGCCGGCATCGGATTCGCCCAGGCCGATCTCGTCATCGAATGCAGGAAGATCGCCCGCTGGCCCATGCTCCCCGAGGGATTCCTCGACGCCGAGGCCATCGAGGTGTTCTACCCCAAGAAGGACTACCATACCATCTACGTGGGAGAGATCCTGGAGATCTGGGAAAAGCGCCAGGAGGAGGCCTGA
- the rpiA gene encoding ribose 5-phosphate isomerase A — protein MKRRVAFHAVDTHVKDGMRVGLGTGSTAVWAIRRIGEHMREGRLSGIVGVATSFASEMEAHRLGIPVRSLNDPEIGGEVDLAIDGADEVDPALHLVKGGGGALFREKLVAYNARRFVVVVEECKLVPHIGTGFPIPVEVVPEARACVLKALEALGAEWTIRHGSGKQGPVVTDNGNLLVDVRFPSPVDPEEMEIRLGLIPGVYETGFFTRIRPTVCVGLPSGEVRTLGE, from the coding sequence ATGAAGCGTCGTGTGGCATTCCACGCGGTGGACACCCATGTGAAGGATGGCATGAGAGTAGGGCTGGGTACGGGCTCGACCGCGGTGTGGGCGATACGGAGGATAGGGGAGCACATGAGAGAGGGGCGTCTCTCGGGCATCGTGGGGGTTGCGACGAGCTTCGCGAGCGAGATGGAGGCGCACCGGCTCGGTATCCCGGTGAGGTCCCTCAACGACCCCGAGATAGGGGGGGAGGTGGACCTCGCCATCGACGGGGCCGACGAGGTGGATCCCGCCCTCCACCTGGTGAAGGGAGGCGGCGGCGCCCTCTTCAGGGAGAAGCTGGTGGCCTACAATGCCCGGAGGTTCGTGGTGGTGGTGGAGGAGTGCAAGCTCGTACCCCACATCGGTACGGGGTTTCCCATTCCTGTGGAGGTGGTCCCCGAAGCGAGGGCCTGTGTGCTCAAGGCCCTCGAGGCGCTGGGCGCGGAGTGGACGATCCGACACGGATCAGGGAAACAGGGGCCGGTCGTGACCGACAACGGCAACCTCCTGGTGGACGTCCGATTCCCTTCCCCCGTGGATCCCGAGGAGATGGAGATACGACTCGGGCTCATCCCCGGGGTGTACGAGACCGGATTCTTCACGCGAATCAGGCCCACCGTCTGTGTGGGGCTCCCTTCCGGAGAGGTTCGTACCCTCGGGGAATGA
- the rpe gene encoding ribulose-phosphate 3-epimerase: MYKLSASILNANFARLGDEIREVEDLIDELHLDVMDGHYVDNISFGLPVIGTLRKEFSSLVFDTHLMISHPERYWEEFIEAGSDILVFHLEATPKAFLILQRIKEKGRLAGISLNPATDVRLLEPVKDLLDRVLIMTVEPGFGGQRFLTPMLRKIEQAREILGDRVDIEVDGGINPTTIVEARSAGATTFVVGSSIFQSEDKRGEILRLREALAT, from the coding sequence GTGTACAAACTGTCGGCTTCGATACTCAACGCCAACTTCGCCCGACTGGGAGACGAGATACGCGAGGTGGAGGACCTCATAGACGAGCTCCACCTCGACGTGATGGACGGACACTATGTCGACAACATCTCCTTCGGTCTTCCCGTCATAGGGACGCTGAGGAAGGAGTTCTCCTCCCTCGTCTTCGATACCCACCTCATGATCAGCCATCCCGAACGATACTGGGAGGAATTCATAGAGGCGGGGAGCGACATCCTCGTGTTCCACTTGGAGGCCACCCCGAAGGCCTTCCTCATCCTCCAGCGCATCAAGGAGAAGGGAAGACTGGCCGGCATTTCTCTCAACCCCGCCACCGATGTACGCCTCCTGGAGCCTGTGAAGGACCTCCTCGACAGGGTGCTCATCATGACCGTGGAACCCGGGTTCGGAGGCCAGCGGTTCCTTACTCCCATGCTCAGAAAGATCGAACAGGCCCGGGAGATCCTCGGTGACAGGGTCGACATAGAGGTGGACGGGGGTATCAACCCGACGACCATCGTCGAGGCCAGATCCGCGGGAGCCACCACCTTCGTGGTGGGATCGTCGATCTTCCAGTCCGAGGACAAGCGGGGAGAGATCCTCCGTCTCCGCGAGGCCCTCGCCACCTGA